Part of the Roseomonas sp. OT10 genome, CCCGCCCCGCCGCTCAGTCGAGCCGGATGCCGCCGGAGACCGCCTGGTAGGTGGCGATGGCCAGGGCGATCGGCTCGAAGGGCTTGCTGATGATGAAGGCCGGCTCCAGCCGCTCCGCCGTCAGCAGCCGCTCCGGATAGGCGGTGACGAAGATGACGGGGATGCTCTGCTCGCGCAGGATCCGCTCCACCGCCGAGATGCCGTCGCCGCCGGGGCCGAGGTTCACGTCCGCCAGGATGAGCCCGGGGCGCAGGCTGCGCGCCAGTTCCACCGCCTCGGACTCGCCGGAGGCCATGCCGACGACGCGGTGGCCGCAGCCCTCGACCAACTGGCGGATGTCCATGGCGATGATGGGCTCGTCCTCGATCACCAGCACCTCCGTGGCGGCGGTGGCCTTCAGCACGGAGCGGGCGGCCTCCAGCTCCCGCCGGGCGTCCTCGGCGGGCAGGCCCACCACCCGGGCGGCGTCGCCCAGCGTCAGATCCTCCAGCGCCGTCAGCAGCAGGAGCTGGCGCTGGCGGATCGTCATGGGGGAGTCCGCGTCGTCCCCGGCCGCGGCGACCTGCGCGGTCACTCCGGCGTAGAGGGCCAGATGGCCCGGCACCTGGGGCAGCCCCGCCTTCAGCGCCTCCGCCACCAGCCGGTCGCCGCGTTCCTGTCCGCCTGCCAGCGCCCTGGCATAGCGCCGCGCATAGGGGAGGGTACGCACCAGCTCCCCCTGCGTCACAGCGTTCATCGTGCTACGTCCTCCTGCGGCGCGGGCCGGAAGGCGCCGGGCCACCATGTTGAAGCCAAGTCAGAACGGCGTGCGACACGGCGGCTTCGCCCAGGTCGCGCGCCGGCCACCGGAACAGGGCCGGAGAGGGGCAGCCGAAGCAGGATGGCCGCCCTTGTCCCGGCGAGGAAGCCCATTGGAACAGGACGAAGACTTCAGGGCCGGCCTGGCACGGCTCCTCCCGGATCTGCGTGCCTTCGGACGGTTCCTGTCCCGGGATGCCGCCGCCGCCGACGACCTCGTTCAGGAAGCGCTCCTTCGGGCACTGCGGGCGGAATCGCAATGGGAACCGGGAACAAGCTTGCGTGGCTGGGCCTTCCGCATCCTGCGCAACGTCTTCTACGAGAGCCGGCGCCGCTTCGCGGTCGAGCGGCGGGTGCTGGAGGCCGTGGGGCAGGAGGAGAGCGAGGAGGCACGCCAGCACGCCCGCATGGAGGTGGCCGGCCTCGATGCCGCGCTGGCAGTCCTGCCGGTGGAGCAGCGGGAGGCGCTGGTCCTCGTCGGGGCGCTCGGCTTTTCCTACGAGGAGGGCGCGCGGGTCATCGGCGTGGCGGAGGGCACGCTGAAGGCGCGGGTCTCCCGGGCCCGGCGGGCCCTGGCCGAGCGCTTCGCACCGGAGAGTGACCCGGTGGACTAGACATGCGATAATGGAATGTCTGATATGCGATATAAGGCGAGGGCCGCGGCAACGGTTTTTCGGGGTCGTTCATTGATCCCCCGAAAGCCGGAACCATCCGGCCCAGGCACAGGAGCCCGCCACGTGACTCAGACGGCCCAGATCGATCGTCCCGCCACTGCCGAAGAGGGCTTCGACTTCCACAAGCTGCTGGCTTCCACCCTGCCGCGGCTGCGCGTCCAGGCGCTGGCGCTGACCCGCAACCGCGCCGACGCCGACGATCTGGTCCAGTCCGCCGTCACCTCCGCCCTGGCCGCGAAGGAGTCCTTCACCCCTGGCACCAATTTCGGCGCCTGGATGTTCCGCATCCTCCGCAACCGCTTCATCTCCGACATCCGCCGCCGCCGCGAGACGGTCGACCTGGACGACGTGCCGAGCGGGGCGTTTGCCCGCCCGGGGGCGCAGGAGGACAGCTTGGTGATGCGCGAGCTGCGCATCCACATGGCCCGGCTGCCCGAGGAGCAGCGCACGGCGCTGGTCATGGTGACCGTGCAGGGCATGTCCTACGAGGAAGTGGCCGAGGCGATGAACTGCGCGGTCGGCACCGCCAAGTGCCGCGTCTTCCGCGCCCGGCAGACCCTGCAGCGTTGGCTGATGGGCGAGGAGCGTAGCGGTGCGCGCAAGGCAGCCCGCGAGCGCAAGGAGGCTTCCGCCGCGGCCCGTTCTGCCCGTACGATGCGTGCCGCCGGCCGCGCCGGCGACGAGGGAGACCGGGCAACCCTTTCGGCTTGATGGACGGCAAACCAGACAAGAGGGGACGTCCCATGCCGGTCGAGGGCACGGGAGCGGGCGGGGGGCGCGCTTCAAAAAGCGCGCCCGATGCTGCTTTCAACCTTTGGCTCCAGCGCGGGCTCCACGCCATCTATGACGATGTGGCCCGCGAGCCCGTGCCCGAGGAACTGCTTCGACTGATCGAGCAGGATCGCAGCAAGTCATGAAGCCAGCTGGCCTCGCGCAACGCGCGAGG contains:
- a CDS encoding NepR family anti-sigma factor, translating into MPVEGTGAGGGRASKSAPDAAFNLWLQRGLHAIYDDVAREPVPEELLRLIEQDRSKS
- a CDS encoding sigma-70 family RNA polymerase sigma factor, with the translated sequence MTQTAQIDRPATAEEGFDFHKLLASTLPRLRVQALALTRNRADADDLVQSAVTSALAAKESFTPGTNFGAWMFRILRNRFISDIRRRRETVDLDDVPSGAFARPGAQEDSLVMRELRIHMARLPEEQRTALVMVTVQGMSYEEVAEAMNCAVGTAKCRVFRARQTLQRWLMGEERSGARKAARERKEASAAARSARTMRAAGRAGDEGDRATLSA
- a CDS encoding PhyR family response regulator anti-anti-sigma factor encodes the protein MNAVTQGELVRTLPYARRYARALAGGQERGDRLVAEALKAGLPQVPGHLALYAGVTAQVAAAGDDADSPMTIRQRQLLLLTALEDLTLGDAARVVGLPAEDARRELEAARSVLKATAATEVLVIEDEPIIAMDIRQLVEGCGHRVVGMASGESEAVELARSLRPGLILADVNLGPGGDGISAVERILREQSIPVIFVTAYPERLLTAERLEPAFIISKPFEPIALAIATYQAVSGGIRLD
- a CDS encoding sigma-70 family RNA polymerase sigma factor; its protein translation is MLKPSQNGVRHGGFAQVARRPPEQGRRGAAEAGWPPLSRRGSPLEQDEDFRAGLARLLPDLRAFGRFLSRDAAAADDLVQEALLRALRAESQWEPGTSLRGWAFRILRNVFYESRRRFAVERRVLEAVGQEESEEARQHARMEVAGLDAALAVLPVEQREALVLVGALGFSYEEGARVIGVAEGTLKARVSRARRALAERFAPESDPVD